One window of Trichoderma breve strain T069 chromosome 3, whole genome shotgun sequence genomic DNA carries:
- a CDS encoding major facilitator superfamily domain-containing protein yields MITVEEMPPAHQHDYYREQAHSREDHNTYDQVSPQETTDHPSQSLIENGSKGCPQYDVSRRDVGDSTGAFMMEPLDADSRHALGQPNQACTCANKPRQNNTKYRIKLIAGLVLPYFLASLDLTVVATALPFIASHFDKFDQLNWIVTAYTLTSTAFIPFYGQFADVFGRHISLQVAIFFTVIGSVLCAAAQSWSMLLLGRALQGLSSAGLNSIILVILADKVTLEENAKNNTLFTIVSGSTYAIGPLIGGYLTDANWRYVFVIAIPIAVASHVLLFFILRNELLEGTHFHKGSKWSAIFPALATLDIGGVILFIFAVGLIILGTSWGGSTFPWDSVQVLAPIIVGGALLPMFVLYEFLLGDGRILARLFPHQSPMLPLDLFSRKDTLVIAVIQFSAGAAMYAVFYFVGIYFTLVEGKPASSAGIQLLYYIPGIAAGVYAAMYLCNRWPGQTFWPLLLGSVEEAAGLGALTWAVSASRPNIVSGMMVLTGAGTGSRFMPASLHVAGVWPERLAPAMSLMRFAMPFGGTLGLTIMNAVFNSNGNIGNIIAQDSQSLDAITKLPSALQAAVREAGRKAVEWAFISILPILGISVLACFVLGNVWIKHKVKKGEVASSTSSGQGEKQDTRASTVVYVPYLYALLKGVDRYKHESTRLPATERHASASGV; encoded by the exons CTATCGCGAGCAGGCTCACAGCCGCGAAGACCACAATACCTATGATCAAGTATCGCCCCAGGAAACAACGGATCACCCTTCTCAGTCTCTAATAGAAAATGGCTCCAAAGGGTGTCCCCAATATGATGTCTCCAGGAGAGACGTCGGCGACTCGACTGGCGCATTCATGATGGAGCCCCTGGATGCGGATAGCCGACACGCTTTGGGTCAACCAAACCAGGCCTGCACTTGCGCGAATAAGCCCCGGCAAAATAACACAAAATACCGGATTAAACTGATTGCGGGTTTGGTGCTGCCGTATTTCTTGGCATCGTTGGACTTGACCGTCGTCGCGACAGCATTGCCCTTTATCGCCTCCCATTTTG ACAAGTTTGACCAGCTCAATTGGATAGTCACCGCCTACACCCTCACTTCGACGGCGTTCATTCCCTTCTATGGCCAGTTTGCGGATGTCTTTGGCCGACACATTTCGTTACAGGTAGCCATATTCTTTACAGTAATTGGCAGTGTTCTCTGTGCCGCTGCTCAGTCCTGGAGCATGCTCCTACTGGGCCGCGCGTTGCAGGGGCTGTCCTCGGCTGGCTTGAACAGCATCATTCTTGTCATCTTAGCTGATAAAGTTACGCTGGAAGAGAACGCAAAGAACAACACTCTTTTTACCATCGTGTCTGGTAGCACGTATGCTATAGGTCCGCTGATTGGTGG ATATTTGACAGAC GCAAACTGGAGATATGTCTTTGTAATTGCCATCCCA ATTGCTGTAGCGTCCCAcgtccttctcttcttcattctgcGGAACGAGCTGCTAGAGGGCACCCACTTCCACAAGGGCTCTAAGTGGTCTGCCATCTTCCCAGCATTGGCAACTCTTGATATCGGTGGCGTCATTCTATTCATCTTCGCTGTCGGCCTCATCATTCTCGGCACTTCCTGGGGAGGGAGTACTTTCCCATGGGACTCCGTACAGGTTCTAGCTCCCATTATCGTCGGGGGCGCTCTGCTGCCCATGTTCGTTCTCTACGAATTCCTTTTGGGAGATGGTAGGATACTAGCACGGCTGTTTCCACACCAGTCACCTATGCTGCCTTTGGATCTCTTCTCTCGAAAAGATACACTAGTTATAGCTGTGATTCAGTtctctgctggagctg CTATGTATGCCGTGTTTTATTTCGTGGGAATCTATTTCACACTGGTCGAGGGCAAACCCGCCTCCAGCGCAGGCATTCAGTTACTATACTACATTCCAGGAATCGCAG CTGGCGTTTATGCAGCAATGTACTTGTGTAACCGATGGCCAGGCCAAACGTTTTGGCCGCTGCTCCTCGGCTCCGTCGAGGAAGCCGCCGGACTAGGCGCCTTGACCTGGGCCGTTTCCGCGAGCCGACCCAATATCGTCTCCGGCATGATGGTCTTAACAGGCGCCGGTACGGGCTCGCGCTTTATGCCTGCTTCTCTGCATGTTGCTGGAGTGTGGCCTGAGCGACTGGCACCAGCCATGTCACTCATGCGCTTTGCAATGCCCTTTGGAGGTACTCTAGGGTTGACGATCATGAACGCCGTATTCAACTCCAA CGGAAATATTGGGAACATCATTGCTCAGGACAGCCAATCGCTGGACGCCATTACAAAACTACCCAGCGCTTTGCAGGCCGCTGTGAGGGAAGCAGGCCGCAAGGCAGTTGAATGGGCCTTTATTTCCATTCTGCCGATACTCGGGATCAGTGTTCTTGCTTGCTTCGTTCTTGGTAATGTCTGGATCAAGcacaaggtcaagaagggtGAGGTTGCTAGCTCTACATCTTCTGGTCAAGGCGAGAAACAAGATACTAGAGCCAGCACGGTGGTCTATGTCCCGTATCTCTACGCTTTGCTAAAG GGAGTCGATCGCTACAAGCACGAGTCAACAAGACTACCAGCGACGGAAAGACATGCCAGCGCTAGTGGCGTATAA